One region of Ananas comosus cultivar F153 linkage group 9, ASM154086v1, whole genome shotgun sequence genomic DNA includes:
- the LOC109715914 gene encoding basic blue protein-like, with translation MTSKQILAAFAIAAVAIFPTVAVAMDYVVGDEGGWNLNGNYTAWAEGKQFRIGDTLVFNYTPGAHNVFKVSGPDFKACRVPTTGAVYSTGNDKIPLTNAGRMWFLCGKGNGKHCLQGMKLVITVDPNVNVAPSPASPSPPPPSSSATRIRVCGYQALPMMMRMILVLVATAVVIVV, from the exons ATGACTTCGAAGCAAATTCTCGCGGCTTTTGCCATCGCCGCCGTCGCGATTTTCCCGACCGTCGCCGTCGCCATGGATTACGTCGTCGGCGACGAGGGTGGGTGGAACCTGAACGGAAACTACACAGCTTGGGCTGAGGGAAAGCAGTTTAGAATTGGTGACACATTAG TGTTCAATTACACCCCCGGCGCGCACAACGTGTTCAAAGTGTCGGGCCCAGATTTCAAAGCGTGCCGCGTGCCGACAACAGGTGCAGTCTATTCGACCGGGAACGACAAGATCCCCCTCACGAACGCCGGCAGAATGTGGTTTCTGTGCGGAAAGGGGAACGGAAAGCACTGCCTGCAAGGGATGAAGCTCGTCATTACCGTCGACCCCAATGTCAACGTCGCCCCGAGCCCTGCTTCCCCCTCGCCGCCCCCGCCCTCGAGCTCCGCGACGAGGATTAGAGTGTGTGGATACCAAGCACTTCCTATGATGATGAGGATGATCTTGGTGTTGGTGGCAACTGCTGTGGTCATTGTGGTTTAG
- the LOC109715617 gene encoding uncharacterized protein LOC109715617, translating to MAKFEPTSTWEHTDKVDTLRVVVPGFKREHLKVQVDSSRNLRVSGQAGDGRQPFSKDFRVPDGCNLGGIRAKFDSDTETLVITLPKVEKAAAAGGSADKAEPQKAGQQKLTEPPQLMPAADKGAAASDGGAAAGAGAGPGPERRLGMRAPGRAMLVYTVVGVLVLVLAGVCFYLSYELRKATTAGEKKIVMGVPE from the exons ATGGCGAAATTCGAACCCACAAGCACCTGGGAGCACACGGACAAAGTCGACACCCTCCGCGTCGTTGTTCCAG GGTTCAAGAGGGAGCACCTGAAGGTGCAGGTGGACAGCTCCAGGAACCTGCGGGTAAGCGGGCAGGCCGGCGACGGGCGGCAACCGTTCTCGAAGGATTTCCGCGTCCCGGACGGCTGCAACCTCGGCGGTATCCGTGCCAAGTTCGACAGCGACACCGAGACGCTAGTCATAACACTTCCAAAGGTTGAgaaggccgccgccgccggcggttCTGCGGACAAAGCGGAACCGCAGAAGGCCGGGCAACAGAAGTTGACAGAGCCGCCACAGCTGATGCCGGCTGCGGATAAAGGTGCTGCTGCGAGCGACGGTGgtgcggcggcgggggcgggggcggggccGGGGCCGGAGCGGCGGCTGGGAATGAGGGCTCCAGGAAGGGCCATGTTGGTGTACACAGTTGTGGGGGTGTTGGTGCTTGTTTTGGCAGGGGTTTGTTTCTACTTGAGCTATGAACTGAGAAAGGCCACCACTGCAGGTGAGAAGAAGATTGTAATGGGAGTACCTGAGTGA